A region of the Vibrio sp. YMD68 genome:
AAATCAAACAACAAGGAGGTTTTATGTTCCCATTAGAGGTATTTGTTACTTATACATTAGCTTGTTTACTGTTAGTTATCTCGCCTGGGCCAGATAATTTGCTTGCTATCGGTCGCGGTTTAAGCCAAGGCCGACTGGCGGCAGTAATGTCAGGCATGTCTTCTGGGGCGGGTATTTTGTTTCATGTCGTCGCAGCTACCTTCGGACTAACTCTTCTAATTCAAACCTCTGAAGTGGCTTTTTACGTAGTAAAACTCGTTGGTGCTGCTTACTTAATTTGGTTAGGTGTGAAAGTTCTTCGTTCGAGAAATCTGTTTTCATTAGAGCCAGCAAAAAAACAGTCTCTGAAAGTTATCTTTTCAACTGGCTTTCTATCAGCCGCGCTTAACCCGAAGCCAGGTATGTTTGTTCTTGCTTTTGTACCTCAATTTGTAAACCCAAGTTTAGGGTCAGTGACGACTCAAATGATAGGCTATGGAGTCTGGTTTGCGTTATTAACAGCCGTTGGCTTTAGCTTAATGGGTGTTTTCTCGTCTCAATTGTCGGAGTGGTTTAGAAACAAACCCAAACTGGTGTCAGGGTTAAATATTGGCGCAGGCATCACATTCGTTTCTTCTGGGTTAGCAGTTGCGTTTATGAAGCAGCGATAATCTAAGTGCTAACAAACAGTTTAAGCAGATTCGCAACGCTCGGTGATTTTGGTTTGAATCAGCATGGGTGTTTACTGCACAATATTTCAGTTGGGTAGTAGCGTTGCTCACTACTTAATTGGGAGTTATACGTTTCTACAAAAAATGGACTTTTTACATGGAAATAGTAAAAGCAAAAATTGAGAATTTAGATATTATTTCACCTCTTTTTGATTCGTATCGAGTGTTTTATGGTCAAGAAAGTAATCCCGATGTTGCTCGTGAATTTATTCAATCACGCATTAACAATAATGAATCAGTGATATTTTTAGCACTTGACGATGAAGGGAATGGTTTAGGCTTTACTCAGCTGTACCCAAGCTTTTCTTCGGTTTCTGCGGCTAGGACTTGGGTGCTCAATGATTTGTTTGTTGCTGATACAGCTAGAAGGATGGGTGTGGCTAAGACACTAATGAATGCAGCCAAAGAGATGGGGCTAGAGACCAAAGTAAAAGGTCTGGCTCTGGAAACAGCAGAGAGTAACGTAAATGCTCAGAAACTGTATGAGTCTTTGGGTTATGAACGAGAGTCAGGGGCGTATCATTACTTTTTGAAACTACAGGCATAACAAAGCGTTTGCGGCGGATTCGCAACACTCGGCATTCTCAGTTTGCTTTTAATTTAGTGTTTGCGGCACAACGGTTTAGGTTTGCTGGGAATGCTGCTCACCCCTTAACGCGGCGTTAGCTTTCATTATATTCTATCAACATGGAGTTTGTATCGTGAATAATTTACAAAAAATAGGGGGAGTTGCTGCTCTTTTGGAATCCATTATTTACGTGTCAGCTTTCGTGTTTTTTGGTGCGTTCTGGGATTTCCCTACAGATGCTGATACTGCGAAACAATTTGCTTTTCTAGCTAAAAATCAGAATATTTTGTCCGTCGTAAATCTTATAATGTATGTACTATTTGGCATTATTTTAGCTGTATTAGTGCTGGCAATTCATGATCGTTTGAATGGTCATACGCCAATCCTTTCACAAATTGCTTCTATCTTTGGTGTTGTTTGGGTGGGTTTAGTCATTGCAAGTGGAATGGTTGCAAATATAGGTTTAGCTGCAGTCTTGGAGCTCTCGGCTAAGGATCCTGAACAAGCTATGACAGTCTGGCGGACTATCTACACTGTAGTCGAAGGCTTAGGTGGTGGGAACGAGGTCGTTGGAGGCCT
Encoded here:
- a CDS encoding GNAT family N-acetyltransferase, giving the protein MEIVKAKIENLDIISPLFDSYRVFYGQESNPDVAREFIQSRINNNESVIFLALDDEGNGLGFTQLYPSFSSVSAARTWVLNDLFVADTARRMGVAKTLMNAAKEMGLETKVKGLALETAESNVNAQKLYESLGYERESGAYHYFLKLQA
- a CDS encoding LysE family translocator yields the protein MFPLEVFVTYTLACLLLVISPGPDNLLAIGRGLSQGRLAAVMSGMSSGAGILFHVVAATFGLTLLIQTSEVAFYVVKLVGAAYLIWLGVKVLRSRNLFSLEPAKKQSLKVIFSTGFLSAALNPKPGMFVLAFVPQFVNPSLGSVTTQMIGYGVWFALLTAVGFSLMGVFSSQLSEWFRNKPKLVSGLNIGAGITFVSSGLAVAFMKQR